CTGGAATTGCAAAGAAATGATTTTCTCAAATTTTGGATTCGTCTCAAGAAAGGATTTTTATATAAGAGGAGGATAAATTGCCATGATTTTCCTATTATATCGCCGATGGGATATATTGTAATACCTCGTATATCTGATTTTTAATTACATTCCCCagctttctgtgaaaaaaatcggagttacatgaaacttcgataataatccatttttttagaaCGTGATCATCcaatttcaaaaaatgtttggaCCACAGATTTTATAGCGTTTCGTTCACCTAATCGACTAGAAATATAATCAAGATTTCCGTTGTTATGTTATTTgtctgaaagtttttttttctgggtaCATATTCTAAAAAGTGACCTAGCAAAATAGCCAATGTGGAAATGCTGGAAGGGGAAACCGTTGCCTGAATGACATAACAAGTGGCTGTTATTCGTTGTGATTCATTGCTGTTGTGATGGTGTTCATTTAGAGACTTGGTACTAACATCTTTCTATTTTCTAAGAATTTATTCATTTCACACAATACATGGTCATGAAGCAGAGAAACTTATTTCGAAAGAAACATGCTTGAAATACTGTGCTGCAGTTCCAATTAATTTGACAATCTCTGATTTTGGCCACTGATGGCTTGTTTCACTCCGCTAgcgaattttaatttcaaaccgATTCCCCTTTATTTAGTTTGCATAGGTACCACTCAACCACTCACCTGACATTTTGATGCGTCTCCAGATGCACCCGCAGATTGTACTGATTGCTGAGTTGCTTGTTGCAAATGAAACACGTGGCGTACAGCTTGGTGGGTGGTTTCTGCGGTGGCGTTCCGCTTGGGCTCAGGTGATGcccagcggcggcggcggcctTCAGCATACTGTTCGCAGCACTAAGCGATGACGCTCCGACAATGTCCATCGCCATGGAAGGGGTAATCGTCGTAGCCGTCGTGCCGGAACAGGCGGACGAAGCAATCGGAGACATCGTTCCACCTGCGTGGTTCAGAAGCGTCCCTGCCGCGCCCCCCGAGCTGGGGTGAGCTGGATCCGGTAGAATCAGATTTTCTGGTGTTTTCGATGCAGACTCGTTCGTTAGGAAATGGTGCGCCAGAAAGGATGGCTGCTGATTGCTCACTGGCGTTGCGGTGGGGGGTTTGCTGAAGAAATGTAACTGCGAGAGTGACTGCGAGCTCGGTGGGAATTTCAAGGATTGCAGCAAATGCTTGTTGAATGAGGCTGCGGCGGCTGCAGCGGCGGCGGCAGCGGCTGCCGTAGCAGACGTTTGCGTGCGGAGATTCTCAGCAATTTTGTCGATTTTCTTTCGCTTGCTCTCCTGACTGGTGGATCTCTTGACAGAACAAGTGTTCAGGGAACGCTGTTCGTCTGGGATGCTGGAAGGCGTAGATGGTGTGGAATCATGCTGCGCGTGGGGAAGCTGAGTACCATCGAGATTAAATTTAGGATCTCCACCGGTGGCAGCCGATTCTGTGTCGTTTTTTGTCACATTCGGCTTCTCTCCCTGGGACTGACTGGTACTCTGACTGGTAATGTTGTTCTTATTATTAGCATTGACAGATTGTCGATCCTCTAAGTTGTTGCTGTTATTGGTGCTGGGACCATTATTGCTGCCACTTTTGTTGTCTCTATTTATAGTTTCACCTTCCTCATTCATCTTCCAAAGCGCTTCGCTTGGCATCATATCACACTTCTGCGGAAGAAATCGTGAAAACGGGTCCGCCGATTTACTTGAGGTGatgttattattgttattgcTACTGCTATTATTGTTGTTGTGTGTCGCCAGGTTGAGTGCTTGCGGGAAAAGTGGCGAATGGAAATTGAAGGGTCGTGGAAAGTAGGAATCTCCTGGGGATTCCATTTTGATAGCTTGGTAAGGCGATGGGATTTCCGATTCCCGAGAAGAAGCTTCAGTCGTTGGAGTGCTGGATTTTTGCGAATTCTGAGAATGATTGTGTGTTAAATTTATTACAGTCTATTATGAgtaattgtttttgtactggtCATATGCTTCTTGTTCGCTGAGTAGAATATATATGTccagtatataaaaaaaactattcgaaTCCATAATAATGCAGACGCTACGAAacatttctttagaaataggtGAGTGAATAAAAGCATAAGGGAATATAAATAAAGAGCTGGATTGTATACTTTTTGTCTGCTGCTTCTTTCAGGCTTAGACCAAAAGTGGTCAATCTTGCCTGCATACTTTTTATTCGCGAATATTTTTCTTATAGAAGTGTTTGGATTTTATCTTGCTGCCTTATTATGAGAATGATAACTCGATACTTACTCCACTGAAGTCCGCTAATCCTTTGATACCCAATGTCTCGGCCAGCGAGAGCAGGGTAGAGATTTGTTCCTCATATACATTAACCTCACCGGAGTACATGAAAGTGAGTAGTGCCACAACCGCGTGGAAAGAGGCGCCTGGTAGAACAACCACCGGATACAATGGCCCATCCAGCGTTCGAAACAGCTCCGAGAAGAATGTGCTGCAAGCGCTGAGGACCACGCGATGTGCCTTAATATTGCGTCCTTCTGCTATTAGCGTCACATCGGTCAAGTGGGACTGGTCCAGAAGCAGTGGTAAGGAGCTGAGTAGACTTGCCTGTTGGATTACAAAATTGAGCAGAATGTAAATGACATTCGATTACAATGTTATCGATATATTGATGTGCAGGTGATAATAGTTTGTTAGACTTAAAATACGTATGAAAGGCATGTTGAACTTCTTTTATACCAGAAAATCTCCCATTTTTGTTTCCtatatttattttacttttccATCAGAGTTTCAACCGGATCAGATCTATGGAATAAATTAACGAATCATTGAATGAAacgcaaaaaatataaatgagaaaacgGCTCAATCGTTCACACTTGTCTTCCTCCATCTTTTCTGTTTCGTAACATgaaggggaactgttccattctccatctcactgaacatatattcatcttatcgcgaaacaaagaaatgcagcaccaatgctaaaaaaatcacaaaaataagaaacaaatcaaattccttttcattgctttgtttttcgtaggatgaatatcggagctatgagatgaagtccaggagcagtaaccctacataACATGTTAGTTCAGCCAATCTCCGGCATTTGTTTGGTAAAATCACAATTAATCATTTAGCTTTCCTCTTCCCTACGAAGGAAAATTACATAGAAACTTAAAACTATCAAAAGCAGGATGTTTTCATTTAAACTCGTACTTTGGCTTTGAGATGAGATTCGGCTAGAAGACTTTAGGCCTAACgcgttattcggccaagtggcattgGAACAAATGGCCTTTTGTCgaatattttttggcaaatggtCCTTtgttcgaaaaagtcgtttggccgaaatggctgTTTGGCATAAAGAAGTCGCCATTCTTGGTCATACTATCCCTTcagcaaataacattttcggccatatgacccgttTGACCAACTAGTAAATTACCAATTTGGCCGTAtgttgctttcggccaaaccgttTACGACCTAAtaaccatttcagccaaacgttCAGTTCGGCGAAGAGTACTTCAGCTGtatgacttttggcttaacaTGTTGTTCGCCCATACGGCGGAAACgccttcggccaaacggccctttctcTTTTTTGACAATTTACTGTggaatttccgaggaagttCTTCTAGGTAATAGAAATAATTTCCTGTTGAACTTCAAAGAAATACCTTCTAAATTAAAATCCAGTGCAAATTCTAAAGAGTTCCTTATGAGATTTCGTGAGATTTTCctgtggaacttccgaagcattTACCTTGGAACTTCTCGCTGAAGTCTATATAATTTGTTGTAGTAATCCACATGTTCAACAATTTTTCGCGAAAACTCTCAAATACTTTTCgtgggaattccaaagaattccacGAAGAAATTTTGTACAATTTCTGATGGATTTCTcatggaaactccgaagcagtTACCGCGGAAATTGCGGAAAAAACTTCAAAGTATTTCTGAAAAGAAATTCCAAGAAAGgattttaaggacatagttggtagagtaccacgatggcagtcaatatggcaccggaccttccacgggtcaaccccacacctcccgcactcctctcccaccaacattcggatgcattgaacagcatcgaacaaaagtctaatattgaaattactaacctgttcacagcatatttattcacttcccgtgataatgaacatgtttatccaaagagtcctatgtatttcggctcgaatattatcataaatcagcagtttcgtgccaatttaatagccgttcgcgatttggtgggtatatcactgcacttcacttcttctcaaagggcacggaaacaatcaagttttcactcacttctccgcacatgagcagcccgaaatgttgatggaatgcaaattaaacatcacttttcgaaatctgtTACTTGTTTATACCAAAAACtaaatataaactgctatttttgcccgaaaaaacaattaaaaactgatcgcggagcgaatgtaaacaccgtggtgcaccggcaccggcagcagcaaactaataagtagggtggttcaaaaaataattttgctccgccacgctcagtcgtttatgatttataatttgagtgtcatccaatggtttgggctggtttgaatagaggcttaccgtgcacaagtcgtttcaggtttgtatgacagttgatatggcgaggttgaattttacattattctgattctggcactccgtcattgggcgctagcgagggggagaccatatgactggatgaaatattcaagagcttcaactccatagacaatccatattgaatggtcgttccaatagttgggagtcgattttaagcgaggttgcgaatctttagcatgatcattaggcttctcagaaggcatcagtgaaacgtgcaattcaacaaaatacccagaatttgtctgtgatatctatcgcaccaggggcagatacttctagtctagtctagtctttacaatcgcaccaggggcagatgcttcatacaaaaagtgtgacataagggtgagtggggtataaaatgctatatttgcgttacgtaatcaatagATCTTTCCTGcagtgcggttttcgttcagtgaagtctctggaatgttgctttcagctatgtgggttctcttttcgccagcgtttggaggggaggcgccgtagccagtgtaataaaaggtttagtttcccatactagttttcatacaaacttgaaccggcttgcgctcaaccagtttttgttcaaatcggtttttggagcatgggacggaatcaagtgagcgtggtggagctgggacgttttttgaaccaccctactaatattctttgttattttataaatacgacaccaatactactacagtatatgacagtttttattgtaccaatactttcaaagctttgttttggtactcaacccaccttcaccttaaggaAGCTTGGAAGTACTTTTCAGTGATTTATTTGGCTGTTCAGTCTGTTTTTTTAATGATATATATAATATGTTGTCTTTGGAGA
The nucleotide sequence above comes from Armigeres subalbatus isolate Guangzhou_Male chromosome 3, GZ_Asu_2, whole genome shotgun sequence. Encoded proteins:
- the LOC134220109 gene encoding protein abrupt gives rise to the protein MDTQSHGGGTVNGGGGSSPQQFCLRWHNHQASLLSSLPLLLDQSHLTDVTLIAEGRNIKAHRVVLSACSTFFSELFRTLDGPLYPVVVLPGASFHAVVALLTFMYSGEVNVYEEQISTLLSLAETLGIKGLADFSGNSQKSSTPTTEASSRESEIPSPYQAIKMESPGDSYFPRPFNFHSPLFPQALNLATHNNNNSSSNNNNNITSSKSADPFSRFLPQKCDMMPSEALWKMNEEGETINRDNKSGSNNGPSTNNSNNLEDRQSVNANNKNNITSQSTSQSQGEKPNVTKNDTESAATGGDPKFNLDGTQLPHAQHDSTPSTPSSIPDEQRSLNTCSVKRSTSQESKRKKIDKIAENLRTQTSATAAAAAAAAAAAASFNKHLLQSLKFPPSSQSLSQLHFFSKPPTATPVSNQQPSFLAHHFLTNESASKTPENLILPDPAHPSSGGAAGTLLNHAGGTMSPIASSACSGTTATTITPSMAMDIVGASSLSAANSMLKAAAAAGHHLSPSGTPPQKPPTKLYATCFICNKQLSNQYNLRVHLETHQNVRYACTVCSHVSRSKDALRKHVSYRHPGTPSPCDPDTKRKRSKANLGQIIKQEMLNDQNPMSHMIKQEFLSDQSSQLHLQQQQQQHHTNQLLANLTSQGNSIVSIPTFLQQAASMQSAFSPKSLLFNTASIPSALASSLATPPIPDILNQPKDLSHPTLLPESANNGSPSPSIPDCATKANKGSSVSMDEGQPSIAEEPVVPVVGSAP